The sequence TGAGTGTCATGAGTGTAATTGGAAACGTAGCTTGTGTATGAGAATAATGTGTTACCAAATGAATGTCAACCTCAGATTAGACCgagataataataatgataaacatGCCCATTGACTTTGAACTGAGAAGTAGACGTTCTTACCATCCATTGCAGTCAATTGCTGTCTGTCACAACGTAAGAATCTTTGTGTTATCGTCAAACTTGGTACCATCTagattcaaaattcaaaacccATTCTAAACGGTAAACCTTTCTCTCAAACATGTTCCTTAACGAGCCTTTTGAAACATTGTTCTCATGAATTCTGAAGAACGCTAATCCAAGTATTGAATTAAATGTTAGTTATTATATTAAAACTACACTGACACACACGCACATGGTCATATTCTGTCATCAGGTGCAATTAAGTAGTGCAATAGATGAATTACCTGGAGGACTGGAAACAGAGATTGCTGAGTCAGGAACAAATCTGAGTGTTGGTCAGAGACAGCTAGTGTGTCTAGCCAGAGCTATTCTACGAAATAATAAAATACTTATCATAGATGAAGCAACAGCTAATGTAGATCCAAGGTGAGTTAGATGACATCGTCTCTAAAATATAGTTGTTTGTATATTGTAGCTCATCAATTTGAATACCATACAGATCATGCTGGCTAAATGTCCAAGTGACAAATGTTCAGTTTTGGTTCAAACAATGGGACAAAGGAGGATTTACCTGGAAATCAAGCAAAGTAGTAGGAAAGAAATGGAATTGCACCATCGCATTACTAAGCAATGGTGTTATGTGTTAAAGTTAAGTGGACACGATGACTTAGATCCCTAAAGATATCCCGATATAAAACTTGCCAGAAGCACAATATCGCCCCCAAGTAGTACTAGACAAGAATCACCAAGAGCTACATTTCATCGAACAAAAGTAGTAATGCAGTAAATTCACATTGATGAGATGATACCTAAGTAAGGGTGAGATTTCACCATGGAATTTGAAAACGTGACAACAAAGACAGCCCCATTGAaagtatactattatatactgtGCAGTGCATAAAGACCCATCGAGGAGGggttgttcttttttttttttacacatttcttgCTATTCAATTTATAAGCAAAGTTATCTCAGATAGGACTTTCACAATAAAGGTGGATAACTACGTGTAAAGATGGACGGCATCTGAcccattttctttttatatacaATCCCATGTTCTCACAGGACGGACACGTTAATCCAGCGGACGATACGTAGGCGATTCCAACATTGTACTGTGTTAACCATTGCCCACCGTCTTAACACTGTCATGGACTCTGATAGAATACTGGTATTAGACGAGGGACGTGTTGTGGAATTTGATGAACCTCATCTACTACTACAAAACCCAGATggacatttacataaattagtaCAACAGATGGGTGAAAGGGATGCAAATAAGCTTCACTGCATTGCCTTTGATACTTATCACCATAAAGATGATAAAACCTTGATTCAAGAAGGTCACCGGGTGTACGTACAGAGATTCATACCCACCAATGCTGATGTTGTGCTATATGAATCAAGTGTTTAGGCTGGTATCACCTCCGTTGTATTTGATGTAGAAAAGTGATACTATTTAGTTGACAGACGCATGTTGCAAATAGGCGAGTGAGACTCCATCATTAATGGCAGTGTGAAGGCCCTTATGCAATGAATTGAACTGGCCAATTGGGCTGTCATTTCCACAATCAGTGATACACGGAGATACAGAAAGACAgagtgacagacagagagacagacagatagatagatgaaaACACCCACCTTCATTGACGAGACACAAACACATTCACATAATACTACGAATATACTACTACAAAACCTAAATggttatttacataaatttgttcAAAAGACGGGGGAAGGGGAGGCAAATAAGCTTCATCACATTGAGGACTCTGGGTATACATTTTTGTGTTCTGTATGTCACACACGTTCTGGATGGGGTGGGCTCTTTACTGACTTACCGAAACATCCGACAGCGCTGTTGATCTAACCTTAATTGATTGCGAGAACGACTAAGCCTGCCCATAGTAGATAACCTCATTAAGGGTTAGAATGTAAGTGAATACTCAACAGTTAGTAATACATTATCGAGTCCAAATACACGAATTTGACAATAAAGAACATCAGGCAATTATTATCGATTGAGAAATGCTATGTTGATTTTactaataaatatacaaattgacaTCAATCcagattatttcatttaatcctctttctatggtggtggtggtgggggggggggggtatttgtttgtacacaaaaaccTGACGGAGCAGGTGATACATATGGAAAGGTTATAAGTGTACAAACATTGACAGGCCGAGGACTAGGATAACGGTGATGACGTCAGAGCTTCTCACACAGGAAGTAGCGCCATCAACGGGCATTACCATTTTCCCGTCCATATCCACTTCGTACTTCCCACAATAACCAGGGGATATGGGCTGGGCTTGAATTCCACGTCTAACGAGAAATTGGAAATGGAAAACTACACTTTCTGAGACGAATAACAAGTAAGCAACACTGCATACTAGAGTATTCGCATCTTACAAGAGGAAAATCATCAAACATAATTCGGgatactgaataatacaatgtatatgtcatgaacacaattattttatctacccaaaataaaagttattttgttGCACTACGCCTTTTCccttttttcattttggtacaATTATACTCTTTTAATTTGGCGTATTTTCCACTATATTGGGATTACGGACTATAGCACTAGTTGACTGATAATGAGATGGTTTTGGAAACTATGTATAACACAACCACTTACagtaaatttgtaaataagGTAGACATTAGAATTTCTCACTGCAAGTCTAATTTAACTCTTTATAGTAACTTATGACTATCAAAAAACCGCAAAAGGTAAAAAACCGAGCTGGTTGCGAAGGTGGCGAGTTGGCTTCCGCCATTTATGGACGTTGAGGGCTAAGATTGGACATGCGGTTTATAGCAAATAGTTAAACCATGAATGAAGTAGTGCCATCCCACTCAGCGACCCATGGTCAAGGTGATATATAAAGACAGGGAAGTTGAGGACTCTAAGTAGACATTTGTTTGAGTTTTGTATGCCACATACGTTCGGGATGGAGATGGGTGATTTACTGACTTACCGAACCATCCGACACCGCTGTTGATCTAACCTTAATGCAGCATCGTCCAAGTCAGTCACATCTTTGGCGCTCCATAATCTCTCACCAACTGCTGAAGCACGAGGCCTGAAATAGAAGTTGAGACACAAATATCATAAATTACTTTTCTCAGACGAAAATACGTGGAGCTCTTTCATTTCAGATACGTATACGTCGTCATTCAAGAAAGTTACTTTTATGACAAAATTTCGTATATCAGCCTTATTACAATGTAGTTCCCAGAGGGATTTTATTCATATTCTTTGCATATAGTTGTCATCAAAACTGGTAAATTTTGTATGCTGGTTTTACAGTCACTCGTGTGTAAGTGGCATACTTTAAAACACAATTCGTAACATTTACCATAATCGAGAAACGACGTTCGATCCATCTACATATTCAGCCCAGATACAAGCCTCGCCACCGATAATTAAATTCTTCTGTTCTTCTGTGCctaaacacatacataaatcagaaatgtgcattaaACCTCGATTCGTTTACTACGCATGCTCGGCATTAAAGTAGGAGAAAATCCATACCTCCATACATGCACTATtactatgaaatgacactcgAGGGGGAAAGATATCAATAGTTGAACTCAGTATAATTTGCTCACAAGAGGGcgttctttaaaaaaatgttgaccTCAACCTACCAGTAAAATCAGTGGGTTCACACAAGTAGAATTTCTCCCAGTTTGGTCCATAGTCGATGTAGTTAAGATACCAGCAAGCTGATAAAATGGTTTGTAGTCCCAATTTGGTTACTTTCTCCAGACTTTCTTGAAAGGGAGGGAATATGGACCATAGCTCAGTATCCTTCCATACTTCAACCACTGTCTGATCGTTTACCTGTCAAGGGTATATCACGATAAGTGGGACACTGGTTGTAACTGTTCCACTAATCTCGAGATCCCGTGTGTGGTCTCCGGACCTGATCGACGTGCATATATACTATGAACCCCGACCATTATCTATATTGATGGACGCAATGTGGCTGGTCATGTCATCGAGGGGCCACAACATTACAACTACCAGATCGACATTCAAAGCTTATGTTTGCTGGCCCTTAACATATGTAAAGAACATTATAAGTCCACCTTAGTTGTTCAGAAACAATTACCAGTCGTTGTAGAAAGTTATTTCATCTGCTATATATCGTTCATTATTATGCTCAATGGCACGGTGGTCATCAAAAGTGGACAGTATAAGTTGACATAGGCAATGTCCAAGAGAGTTGTGTAAGATCGATAATAATCGGATAGAACACTGTCAAAAGGAATGTAGACTGACATATAggcaaagaaagaaagaaagaaagaaagaaagaaagaaagaaagaaagaaagaaagaaagaaagaaagaaagaaagaaagaaagaagaaatggaggaaggaaagaaagacagaaaggaatgaaggaaggaaggaagaaagaaagaaaaatacatacatacaaaaacaatcaGACTGATGAATAAAGAAGCAATCAATGGAACATACATATTATGTCAGCCTGACGACAATAATGATGTATGTGGATATATTAACATAATTTACCGTCACGTTACTGTCGATAGGATCTTGCCAGATAATGTACTGCGCACCAAGATCTGTCACAATATCGAatagtttgttgttgtaatattCCTCCAGTTTATGATAATCATCACCCCATCCTGTTGTATCCATGAATTCCTGAATGTCGGGATTACTCTGCCTAGTAAAAGAGAGTTGATGAAGTATGTAACTTAATTGTTCACtgtttatttaatttgttaaaacaacattagttgtaactggagtattatagATTCGAtgagacaaccaacaatataatttcactaaaaattatttaaattacgTATAATTAAAGGTTACATGTTAATTAAAGGTTGGTTATATCCATTAAGTATGACATAAGTTGAATCGTGGTTGTGTCAGGCCGCTGATTTTTTGTGGCGTAGACccgaaaatcaatttgaattgTTTTATTGTACCGTACagctacataaatatgtataccCACAGGTGTTCGTAGTTGTGTGTtggtgtgtgtctctctctgtgtgagGGGGCATGATGTACGGTGTTTACATTTCTTCCTATACTTACCAGCAAGCATAGCTGACCTCGTCAGCGCCAAGGTGTACGTGAGTGTCTGGAAATACATCAACAATTTCTGAGAAAAATTGCTTCAGGAAATCGTAGGTGGAATTGAGGATAGGGTTAATTGGTCCATGAGGtggaaatacattgtatacaaactgaaaacaaagATGAGGAAATAGTGAGCCTAAATGTATACTTGAACATTACGATACCAGCCCAAATCATACAAAATCCGATTCATAACGAGTTGAAGcacaaaaatacaaattctTGTCCTGCAATTCAGTACAAACAAATCGTTAAACAAAATCAAGTCTTATTCACATTCCGAGATATGTTCCACCATGTTTTAATTTAAATCTAAATAACACCATTTGTTTTGTGCACATGGAATGTTATATCAATCAGAAACTGTTAATTTGCACAAAAATGAAGTAATCTCTGCCATGAGTTGAGGATTTTCAAGCTAAGATTTCTTCAAAGGGGATAACCTTTCAAATAACAAACAGGCTAGAACAGCACGAATCGAACCAATAACTAGGTGGAATTACACATGCGAAATACGTAATAGTTCCCAACTTCAACAAAAGCATCCGCCACTAACAAAATACTAAATCATGCGATACCCACCTGTCTCGGCTTCCCATTGGCCCAACATTCCGTTAGTAGGTTCGGTATTCCTTTTCCCCAAGAGTCCATATGTCTAGGTGTATCAAATTCTGGTATTACACGTATACCACGTAGTCTAGAATACTCAATCACTTCGGCAACATCTCGCTGAGTGTAAACTTTGTAGACAGGGTCGTAGGCTCCCTGGTGGACGAGTCATCCAAGAATAATGAAATtgtcaaagtttggaaatggTGTCATATGGTCAATCTTAACTTCACACATTTGAATAATCTCGTCTTTAAACTTGACATTAAATATTATGGGCTATAATCAATTGCAAATTGTTAATTAAAGCATAACAGTCACCCGAATCCCTCGTGCATATCTCGGGTTCCCGGACTACGAAAACCTAATAGTAACTAGATAGAGACGCTTGAAGTTTGTCAACGAACAACATGCACTTCAGCCAGACATACGTATTGGATAACTACCGAACTTTTTAATGAAGATAATCATAGACtgaatgttatcaaaatgttgATTATACCTTTTCACTCATCTCAGGAAAAGTTTTGCTTTGGTAGGGGAAAGCTTGGTCGTCCACAATATGCCAATGCAATACGTTGAATTTATTATAGGCCATGGCATCCTGTGTAATAGCAGAGGAAACAGATGATAATTGATTCACATTGTGTAACTTTGATTCTCTACTATGAAAGGCTGCACATCATATGCGAAGTCCAACATATGTAAACCCATCCCcactctctctctttctctccctccctcccctccctccccctctctctttctctctccctccctccctccccctctctccctccctcactccatccctctgtctgtctgtctgtctgtctgtctgtctgtctgtccgtccgtccgtccgtccgtccgtccgtctctctctctctctctctctctctctctctctctctctctctctctctctctctctctctctctctctctctctctctctctctctctctctctctctctctctctctctctctctttcatgACATGACTGAAGTTGTTCGTGTCCTTACCAAGTTCTTTCGCACAGTATCCATGGGCATGAAGTGTCTGGCAGTGTCCAACATTATACCACGGTATTTATAACGAGGAAAATCATCCACGGCACTGTCTTTGATGTAATACTACATGAAAGAATTTACTTAACAATATCACTTTAAAATATGAGTGATAAAATCATTGAatagataaacatacaaaattgGAGAAAGGTGAAcaaagataaaacaaaccaaaacaacataacgtaaaaacaaacaaacaaacaaacacacaaacaaaaaacgaGATCTCGAACATGACTTATTTAAATGAGATGTATGGTATCAATCCGTCCAACAAAAAACGACAACGCATATACACAGAATTTATCATCGATCGATTCATACATTGTACGTCTTCGTTATGTAGCTTTGCcttcacgcacgcacgcacgcacacacgcacacacacacacacacacacacacacacacctcaccTAACCACTCGGTATACACACGTAAATGTATACACTCATTTCCAGATGAGCAATTATCTGATCATAGAAATATGTAAGTTTTGTCTTCGACGTTTACCTCGTGTCCTTTGTCATCGTCAAGCTGATATATCATCTGACTAAAAGTTTCAAGTCCTGTGCGAAAGAAAGTATATAAAATTGTGAACTAAAAACGGCAATAGTGATAAAAAACATCTAGCCAGTAACTATAGAGACGCTCAACAGTAAAACTCTTTCGAAACTGAAATCATcaaacaacatcatcatcaaacaacTTCATTGGACATGGGTCCAGGACGATTCAACAATGTTTAATACAAAGAGTTCCTATTGGAACTACACCCTCATTTACCGTCTACAAGGTGATCTTTCTCAGCGTTCGGAAGAACTTTGCtttctggtttgcaagaatgttgTCAAATAAAGCTGAAGAGAGACCATTGTTGAATAAAAATTCACACAATACCCACCTCGTAGCACTCCCCATACTGTGTGTGTGATAAGTGTGATAAGcagtaatttatgcaaaaaacacaaaaatacaactttggatgattataacaagacaatgagagacaaaataaaaaatccggaggaacgtttttttgtttatgtacatagcttTCATTTAAAGTCGAAAAGAGgactatattcaactgtttgtaaaagttaaatagctttaagtgaaaatcgtcaaaaaacacagtttttgggtataaatcaataatatggttaaaaatgtaaaaaatcaccacagaaaccacaacttcatacaaagactcaacataattaatgaaaaaaagggtgtatttatcttgtctttactgTGAAATGTGATGGAGGAAAAATGGGCtgacgaacctgcatctcaaccTTAAAACAATGTTTAATACAAAGAGTTCCTATTGGAACTACACCCTCATTTACCGTCTACAAGGTGATCTTTCTCAGCGTTCGGAAGAACTTTGCtttctggtttgcaagaatgttgTCAAATAAAGCTGAAGAGAGACCATTGTTGAATAAAAATTCACACAATACCCACCTCGTAGTACTCCCCATACTTCTTCCGCTCTAAGACTCCCTACTCCATCTTCAATTGACAATGTATCTGTAAAGGGAGTTacaatttaaataatattactATTTCATTAAATATAAGAAATTGTTTAAATCCTTTCCCTATTTTCTCcttgtttttttaatgttaatatGTTAAACAGTATTCCGACAACAACCAATTTGATCGTGTAATGTTATTTACTATATGCAACAACCTGTTTAATTGCTTAGttattcaaattgtattttaatataaaaagcCGTAACATCTTGTGTTGATCCTCGTTGCCTTAGTCAACCGATTTCTTAGTTGCTGACCCATAGGCATGATCCCTGTCCTGAGAATTTACATTTGGATCCTTAGGTTGAAAGGCTAATAGATTAATGAGTGCAGGCTTCTCACCTGCCTTGAGGAATAGAAAGGTACACACCAGAACTTACATggaatctaccagttgacaCGTTAGTTCAGCTGGTTAAAGCCCTATTGATATTCTGGGGACGTGGGTTCGAATCCTACACATGTTACTTTTCTCTCCTATATTGTATGAGGGCAAGATAGCTCGTTTTTAGAAATAGTTTATTCAATCGTGCTTCTAAATATCTTCTTAAAATCCTATTAACAACATGATATGCAGATGAAAACTCAACCaaataatgtataaattaaatgaaattgaggTAAGAAAAGTAAAACCTGTAGGAGTCGATTCCCCGTCCCCCTGAATACTAGCCGGAGTACTCTAGCCAGTTGAGCTAGTTAACGTGTCAACTGGTAGATTCTGTGTACAGAGGACATACTTAGAAGTTTGAGTTCTCACCTTCTGATCTAAATTATCGACCGGAACATCTGAAACGTGCATATATGTTTACTTATCGATAAGCAAAACAAAGAAGTGTTGCCAAGCAACAGTATTGTTATACTAAATAAGACAAACATATTATGTAGACATATTAATttactatgtatgtattctatTAGTTTACCAAGACGTCGAGGGTTTACTTATCGTGTTGTCCATCGCCATTTTTCAATCGTGTATTTGCTGAAATACTATTATTCATCATAATAGTCATATTTCAAAACATCCCACCCTACAAAAGGTTGAAACAATATTTCATCAGCCACTCATCTTAATGTCGCTGTCATTATTTCACGAATAAACAAACTTACAGGACTCAATGGATTCGTGGCCCGGGTACTTCTCACATCCCTTGGTGCCTGTAACTTCCACTTCAAGCTGTCGTAGGAGGTTGTTTTCTATTCCAACTATCGACTCTTCTTCGTCAAAAATAATATCTCTGTATCGCTGGAAGGCCTTGTCTAAAAGATCACACGTTATGCCGACTGCGACGAATTCGAACCGGCTTTGACGTAGGACATAAACGAGATTGGTGTTGACGATTAGACTTTGTGGCAGAGGCCATGGTGTTCCTGGAGTTGATATCGTTATGTTGTAAGCAAGTCGTGGAGCTAGTGGGTAAATGACAGCAGAACAAATGAGGAAGTTGAAGGCAAGGGCAAGAGAAAACGTAGTCAACGGATATTTGGAGACAACCATAATGTCAGGCACTCTAGTCTTGTCCATAATGGCCGATCGTTCGATCGTCACCAAGTTACATGattaatatttattgtaaatcaTGATAAATCACTATTCATTTACCCTGTTCAAACACTTCATGCAGCACAACGTCTTCGAGCAAACGTTGTAGCAGGCCAAACGTTTGCCTACATTCATATTTCTATGAgatgttttcatttaaataagAGAAGCGTGGACtggttgatttatttatttagtagtcAATAAAGAGTGATCATTCAGTCAAACGAAGGGAATAGTCAGGAAAGGtagaaacaacacaaaaaaaatcagttttatttcacacaaaaaagtaagcaaatttatttgtgaaaatttaCAACCATTGCTATATGTTTATTCGGTGTGATAACCACACAGAATAGACaattaaaatatcattgaaaatTGCAGCAAACTCGTAATATTAAGTAAAATGGCAGAACCCAACAAGCAATCTGATAAAATCTCATGTAGTGAACTTATTTAGCGCGATTTCTTTATCTGTCTCTCTTTCCTGCGTTCAACAGAATGCTACAATATATGGCAAGGTTTATTTGGTGAAGATGTTGTTTTGAATAACGTGTAAGACAGTGTGTTTGTTGTCTAGGATAACACAAACTATATactagagattacttgcactggtgcgcgCACATATATTGACAATAATGCAATATCGCCCTCTTCTGATCAAAGTATATTGAAATGCAATGTTAATGACTTTTTGTTTTAAGTTCATTTCACTTCTTTTCACAAGTAATTGTTCATGTATGGAGGGTTCCGAACTTCCTTAATGCTTAGCATGCCAAGTGTAAGAGACGATGATGAACACTTCGTCGTTACTGCTACAATGAAAACTTTCTACAGGTACAGACGTACAGAAGAAGTTAGTCATCTGAGATGAGGCTTGCATTTGAGGTAAGGTATGTTGATGAGTCCTTTCATGAAAGTGGTAAGTATGATGATATTTCAATTACAAAATACACTACTAAAGCAGAAGAACAATGCACATGAATCATGTTGGATATGGGCTGAACTGTGGGGTGACGGGGACCTTCCTGATATTGCCTTCCATTGGTCGTGGAGCTTAAAGCTTGGAAAACGTTCTAAACAATTGGTTTTAGCGACAACTATCTCTTATCTTTCGCTTGATAATATGGTTACTGTATATTTTGAATCTTGATTTTAACCCCTGGATGAGAAATTTGAAAGGTGTTTTCATGGCAACGTCATTCCTCCATGTCAATACGCTACCAATAAAACCTATGAAACCCAGGCTCTATACCTGGGTTTAGTAGGATAATTTCGTACAATAATCCTCTGCAGCATATTACCACAGGGGGCAGCAAGTATGTGATCGATGATTTGGTTTTCTTTTTGTGTGGTGggttaaaatgtttttgttttgtttcagttgTTTCCTCTTTTATTGCAAGTCTTTTCTCCTTACTGAATATTAACTGTTTACTGACTGAACAAAGGCACCCCCTTTCACCCAATGAAATCAAATTGTCTCAATGAACAATTATCTATTGTATAACTTTATAATTACCGTGGTATGTTATACTGGCGCTATGACTTTACCTTGCATCTAGAAGTTGCATTAATTGTATGTGATTGTCAAATCAAgacatgactctccagaacgcaaagtttatgaaaatacctttgtTGCTGGAGTAACATTCTCCTTTAACTTCTTGGGGATTATCACCCCAATAAACATTCAATCGCATTCTAAGTACAAtgcaaagtttatgaaaatatctctgTTGCTTGAGTGATGTTCTCCTTTAACTCTTTGGGATTATCACCCCAAATAAACAGTCAATCGCATTCTAAATAGGCTGTAGATATAAGACGTATCTTTGTACAATCAATAAAGTAAACATGCTCTGTCAGAAGAGAAGACCAGCTGGGGACAGAGCGATTCCaatagaaaatttattttattcctatacaaatgaataaataaataagtaaataaataactaaaccATCGACCACATGCTTGTTGCTCCCTGTGATACTACTAGCCTGCTTCATTCAAAGCCTAACTACAAAGCGATAAAATAACGACAGATTTTAGACTGCTAATTGTCATTCATCGCAGCAAGATTATCTGCATAGCACCTCACATGAATTGTACGTTAACAAAAGAGGTCTCGACCTGGGAAGAACTTAGACTGCAGGCTAAAAGAAGCAGAACCCGACCTCTGACTCCCCGAGAGCTATGGCAGCCTTTATCAATGCCCACATCGACAAGGAATGGTGAATCAACCACCCATACctgaatattaaatatttgtacaaagaaATGCCACTAGACAATGGCAAAGTAGTGACACTGTAGGAATGTACTATagctagtctagctgctagacccttgGGCAATTACTTTGAAAGCGAGCACATGTCATGAGGCCAGGCAATTGCAAAAGGTATttca comes from Glandiceps talaboti chromosome 11, keGlaTala1.1, whole genome shotgun sequence and encodes:
- the LOC144441987 gene encoding beta-hexosaminidase subunit alpha-like: MDKTRVPDIMVVSKYPLTTFSLALAFNFLICSAVIYPLAPRLAYNITISTPGTPWPLPQSLIVNTNLVYVLRQSRFEFVAVGITCDLLDKAFQRYRDIIFDEEESIVGIENNLLRQLEVEVTGTKGCEKYPGHESIESYTLSIEDGVGSLRAEEVWGVLRGLETFSQMIYQLDDDKGHEYYIKDSAVDDFPRYKYRGIMLDTARHFMPMDTVRKNLDAMAYNKFNVLHWHIVDDQAFPYQSKTFPEMSEKGAYDPVYKVYTQRDVAEVIEYSRLRGIRVIPEFDTPRHMDSWGKGIPNLLTECWANGKPSPPHGPINPILNSTYDFLKQFFSEIVDVFPDTHVHLGADEVSYACWQSNPDIQEFMDTTGWGDDYHKLEEYYNNKLFDIVTDLGAQYIIWQDPIDSNVTVNDQTVVEVWKDTELWSIFPPFQESLEKVTKLGLQTILSACWYLNYIDYGPNWEKFYLCEPTDFTGTEEQKNLIIGGEACIWAEYVDGSNVVSRLWPRASAVGERLWSAKDVTDLDDAALRLDQQRCRMVRRGIQAQPISPGYCGKYEVDMDGKMVMPVDGATSCVRSSDVITVILVLGLSMFVHL